In the Vicinamibacterales bacterium genome, TAGGTCTTCTGCGGATCGCGGTTCTCGACGCGCGTGACGCTGGCCTTTGCGAGCCTGGTCTCGAGGTCCATCACCACAGCAGCCCCAGCCGCGGCCGCGTCGGGCATCTCGCCCGCCAACTGGAACATCTTCGCCACGTGCGCCAGGTACTTGTCGCGGATGTCCTTCGACGTCGAATCGTCCTTCAGGTAGTAGTCGCGGTCGGGCAGGCCCAGACCGCCCTGGCTCAGGCTCCCAATGTATCGCGTGCTCTCCTTTGGATCCTGGGCGACCCCGAAGTTGAACGCGGTGCTCGAGCCGCTGCGCCGAAGCTCACCGAGCACGACGGCGAGGTCCTTCGCGGTCTTGACCGAGTCCACCTTGGCGAACAAGGGCTTCAGCGGCATCGTGCCGGCGTTCTCGATGGCGGCTTCGTCCATGCCGCTCGCGTAGAAGTCGGCGACCTTCTGCTCGGTGCTCCCCTTCGGCCAGTCCCTTCGGGCGCTGACCTCGTCGAGGATCGACTTCAGGACGTCGCGATTGTGGTCGGCGAGCTGTTCGAAGGAGCCCCAGCGGCTCTTGTCCGCCGGTACCGGGTTGGCCTTGAGCCACCCGCCGTCCGCGTATTGGTAGAACGTCTCGCAGGGCTTCGCCGTAGTGTCCATGTTCGCGGGGTCGATCGCCTTCCCGGACTGAGCCACCAGGCCAGCGGCCGCGACGCCGAGACCGATGAGGACGACGAGCATTCGACGCATGTCTTCACCTCCGTGGGGCGTCCCATTGTACGCGTGCGAACGGGAGAGGGAACGTGGGGGACTCTCTCCTGGAGTGATTTCGTCAGGGAGCTGGTCGTGGACGGGGGCGGCGGGCGATCAGGAGCACACCCGTGGTCGCGTCATCGATTGACGTCGCGGATCCGCTTGGCGAACTCATCGACGTATTGCTTCACGCCACGAACGACCGCGTCGGCGTGTGCGGCGGGAGCGCCGCCGGCGACGCCGCCCTTGTGCAGCAGCGACACCTGCACGAGCATCGGCGTCGTCTGATACGACAGCGTGGCGGTCGTGTGGGTGTAGAGGAAGGCGTCGTATCGCGAGACGCACAGGCCTGCCGACACGCTGGTCGTCATGATGTGGACGTAGACGTACGTGTCCTCGTCGGAGTTGCGATTGACCTTGAACCCGGCGTCGGAGAGGCTTTTCGACACGGCCGCCTCGATGGGCGTCTGGCTCAAGCCGCAGGCGGTGGCCTGCGAACTCAGGTCCTCGACGACGACGCCGAGCTTCGACAGGCCCTTGAGTTCCGCGTCCGGGCCTTGGGCGACAAGGGGAGTCTGGGCGCGTCCGGACGACGCGGGTTCGAGCGGCGTGCCTAGTTCCGAGGCGCGCGCGGCACCTGGAAGCGGCGCCGCCATCGGCCGGGGCATTTCCGGCAGCGTGGCGCGATCCGGCAGAGCCGGCTCGGGTCCTTTGGACGGCTCGTAGACGCGTGTCACCGTGTCGTGCCCCCCGCGCTCGACGAACTGCACCTGCACGACCAACCGCGGCGGATCGACCGTGCGGGAGTAGGTGTATCGGAGTTCGCGGTTCTGCTCGACCTTGTACCGGACCTCCAGGCGGGTGCCGTCCCACTTGGCGGTCGTCGCGACCGGCACCTGATCGAGCGCCTGGGATTCCTCTCGTCCGTCCAGGTGGAACGTACGCGATCGGCCGCGCGCGTCCGTGATCGTGGCGGCGGCCTCGGTCTGGGCGATCGTCAGGTACGGGGACGGGGTCCTGACCTCCTCGATCAATTGCTCCCGTCTTTTGGCGTCGTCCGGACTCTCTCGAAACGACGCGAAGGCGGCGGGGAGCCCCGTGCCTCCACCGCCCGACCGGTCGCCGGTGTCCGAGCCCGAACCGGGGCCCGAGAACATGTCCGCGCCGAAGCCGACCTCGCGTGGAAACTGGCTCAGCGCCCGATTGAGCATCCATTGGCCGGCCAGGCTCAGCCGGTCGGCGGCTGCCGCGGTCCCGCGAACGGGGGCCCCAAGAAGGATCGCCGCGACGACCACCACCGCCATGCTCCACCGAGTCATACGTGCTCCTTCACAGGCCGGGAAACGGATCTGCCTCGGCCAAGGCAACGCTTCGGGCCTGACCGCTGGACGACCGCCGTCGTCGCGCCTCGGTCGCGATCGTCCATGGAATGCGAAGACCGGGCCAATGGACCCCGTCGAGTGAATGGCCGCGAATCCTCGGGAAACGTGGGACTGCCGTGCGGTATGCCAATCATGACGGTGGCGGCAGTGTCCGCTCGAGGTAGCGACAGATGACCTCTACCGCCTCGTCGAGTGCGCCGACGCAATCGAACGCCGACGACTGACAGTGCGCCAGCTTTCCAGCGCCCACAGCGGACCTTGGAGATCCGTTTCGGCTCATGCTGGCGATCGGCAAATGCGATCGAACAACACGAGCGATTGCTCGTATTCTAGAGCATGATGACACACGATCCCTCGTCTTCGTCGAAAGGCCGCCTGCCGTCCGATGCGGCACGTCACGTTTGTCCCTGGTGGCTCGGGTACGCGCTGGCCAGCCCGATTCGGCGCCTCTTCGAGTCGCCCGAACGCCTGCTCGGTCCGTACGTCCGCCCCGGCATGACCATCGTCGAGCCCGGCTGCGCGATGGGGTACTTCAGCGTCCCGATGGCCCGCATGGTCGGTGCCGAGGGGCGGGTGGTGTGCGTGGACCTGCAGCAGAAGATGATCGACGGCCTCTTGCGTCGTGCGCGGCGCGCAGGCGTTGCCGATCGCATCAGTGCCCGGGTGTGCGCCGGCGACGACCTGGGCCTCGCGACGTTCCGGGGCGCGGCCGATCTCGTGGTGGCGATCCACATGATCCACGAGGTGCCCGACCGCCAGCGGCTGCTGCAGCAGTTGAGCGACACGCTGAGACCGGGCGGCACGCTTCTCGTGCTCGAGCCGCGCGGCCACGTGCCGGTCGACGACTTCGCCCGAACGCTCGCGATGGCGGAGCAGGCAGGTTTGAAGCCGACGGGCGCGTCGCCATCCGGACGCAGCCGCGGAG is a window encoding:
- a CDS encoding class I SAM-dependent methyltransferase; its protein translation is MMTHDPSSSSKGRLPSDAARHVCPWWLGYALASPIRRLFESPERLLGPYVRPGMTIVEPGCAMGYFSVPMARMVGAEGRVVCVDLQQKMIDGLLRRARRAGVADRISARVCAGDDLGLATFRGAADLVVAIHMIHEVPDRQRLLQQLSDTLRPGGTLLVLEPRGHVPVDDFARTLAMAEQAGLKPTGASPSGRSRGAVLVKDGARSLDEAGSRVPQ